In one Sphingobium indicum B90A genomic region, the following are encoded:
- a CDS encoding lipopolysaccharide biosynthesis protein, translating into MSLQDADAGDAGFGSRIRSAILWRSGSQIVAQMLSWVVTLAVIRLLDPADYGLFAMTQVILNFATFLNGYGLVSALVQSETVETHKLRQAFGIMLLLNGGLALAQLAVAPLAAAYYEQPMVADLLRVQALLYLSTPFISIPEAIMGRAMDFRRPALVNLIAAVASAAVALTGALSGWGVWTLVFAPIAGFWVKGIGYVLATGFMPVPSFDFRGTGAMVAYGASLLGGQLFWIVQSQADIFIGGRVLEPHQLGLYAEALFLTQIFVSKFIPPLNDVAFPAYARMQKDPSRIAWSFCKAVRLLLLISCPVYLGMAVTAGPLVETLFGAKWRDMAPLVAILALAMPFMTLQVMFAPVSNALGRPGTTARIAAVGAVLMPAAFLIGIRFGAIGLAWAWLFAFPILTLITARLAGAPMGLRLIDLARAAAPGLGCSLLMAAAVMGIDRLLPPLAAPIRLGILVPAGGLAFLAALMLCAHGTLMELVALVTRRAPPVEAPA; encoded by the coding sequence ATGAGTTTGCAGGACGCCGACGCAGGCGACGCCGGTTTCGGCTCAAGGATAAGAAGCGCGATCCTCTGGCGATCGGGCAGCCAGATCGTGGCGCAGATGCTGAGCTGGGTCGTGACATTGGCGGTGATTCGGCTGCTCGATCCCGCCGATTACGGCCTGTTCGCGATGACGCAGGTGATCCTGAACTTCGCGACCTTCCTCAACGGCTATGGGCTGGTGAGCGCGCTGGTGCAGTCGGAGACGGTCGAGACGCACAAGCTGCGGCAGGCATTCGGCATCATGCTGCTGCTGAACGGCGGGCTCGCCCTGGCGCAGCTTGCGGTCGCGCCGCTGGCTGCGGCCTATTATGAGCAGCCCATGGTTGCGGACCTGCTGCGGGTGCAGGCGCTGCTCTATCTGTCCACGCCCTTCATCTCGATTCCCGAAGCGATCATGGGGCGGGCGATGGATTTCCGGCGGCCCGCGCTGGTCAACCTGATCGCGGCGGTGGCTTCGGCGGCGGTGGCGCTGACGGGTGCGCTGTCGGGCTGGGGCGTGTGGACATTGGTGTTTGCGCCTATCGCGGGATTCTGGGTCAAGGGGATCGGCTATGTGCTGGCGACCGGGTTCATGCCCGTTCCCAGCTTCGATTTTCGCGGGACCGGGGCGATGGTGGCCTATGGCGCGTCGCTGCTGGGCGGGCAGTTGTTCTGGATCGTGCAGAGCCAGGCCGACATCTTCATCGGCGGGCGCGTGCTGGAGCCGCATCAACTGGGCCTTTATGCCGAGGCCCTGTTCCTGACGCAGATCTTCGTCAGCAAGTTCATCCCGCCGCTGAACGACGTGGCCTTCCCAGCTTATGCGCGGATGCAGAAGGATCCGTCGCGAATCGCCTGGTCCTTCTGCAAGGCGGTGCGGCTGCTGCTGCTGATTAGCTGCCCCGTCTATCTGGGGATGGCCGTGACGGCGGGGCCGCTGGTGGAGACGCTGTTCGGCGCCAAGTGGCGGGACATGGCGCCCCTCGTCGCGATCCTGGCGCTCGCCATGCCGTTCATGACGTTGCAGGTGATGTTCGCGCCGGTCAGCAATGCGCTGGGCCGGCCGGGGACGACGGCGCGGATCGCGGCAGTAGGCGCGGTGCTGATGCCGGCCGCCTTCCTCATCGGGATTCGATTCGGGGCGATCGGGCTGGCCTGGGCATGGCTTTTTGCTTTTCCGATCCTCACGCTGATCACTGCCCGGCTGGCGGGCGCGCCCATGGGCTTGCGGCTGATCGACCTGGCGCGGGCAGCGGCGCCGGGGCTTGGCTGTTCGCTGCTGATGGCGGCGGCGGTGATGGGGATCGACCGGCTGCTGCCGCCTCTCGCCGCGCCGATTCGGCTGGGGATATTGGTGCCGGCGGGCGGGCTGGCCTTTCTGGCCGCGCTGATGCTGTGCGCGCATGGGACGCTTATGGAACTGGTGGCGCTGGTAACGCGGCGGGCGCCGCCGGTGGAGGCGCCGGCCTGA
- a CDS encoding CBS domain-containing protein: MTIAAILQRKGQDVVQVQSSDTVLSVVRLLAQRRIGCVPVVDDGEVVGIFSERDLAYRVAQEGAAVLDRPVGEIMTAPAITTDDRTPVNHCLSLMTKRRIRHLPVVVDGALVGLVSIGDLVKFRIDSIESEAAALRDYIQTA, encoded by the coding sequence ATGACGATCGCGGCGATTTTGCAACGCAAGGGACAGGATGTCGTCCAGGTGCAATCGAGCGACACGGTGCTGTCCGTGGTGCGGTTGCTGGCCCAGCGGCGGATCGGCTGCGTGCCGGTGGTGGACGACGGCGAGGTAGTGGGAATCTTCTCCGAACGCGACCTGGCCTATCGCGTGGCGCAGGAAGGCGCGGCGGTGCTGGACCGCCCGGTGGGGGAGATCATGACGGCCCCGGCCATCACCACGGACGACCGGACGCCTGTCAACCATTGCCTGTCGCTGATGACGAAACGGCGCATCCGGCACCTGCCCGTCGTGGTCGACGGCGCGCTGGTGGGGCTGGTGTCGATAGGCGATCTGGTGAAGTTCCGCATAGATTCGATAGAATCCGAAGCGGCCGCCTTGCGCGATTATATCCAGACGGCCTGA
- a CDS encoding acyl-CoA thioesterase yields the protein MTDQRGEVVLRVMPRMADINSNGHIFGGWVLSQMDIAGGIIAARIAQGPVATVAIESMTFIAPILLGDIVSVYAHEERRGRTSVAIRIDVVATRGRQGREVGLTSGLFTFVALDENHRPRPLPPA from the coding sequence ATGACTGACCAAAGGGGCGAAGTGGTGTTGCGCGTGATGCCGCGCATGGCGGACATCAACAGCAACGGGCATATTTTCGGCGGATGGGTGTTGAGCCAGATGGATATCGCCGGCGGCATCATCGCCGCCCGGATCGCACAGGGGCCGGTCGCCACGGTGGCGATAGAGAGCATGACCTTCATCGCCCCGATCCTGTTGGGCGACATCGTGTCGGTCTATGCCCATGAGGAGCGGCGGGGGCGGACGTCGGTCGCCATCCGGATCGACGTGGTCGCGACGCGGGGACGGCAGGGAAGGGAGGTGGGGCTGACGAGCGGCCTGTTCACCTTCGTCGCGCTGGACGAAAATCATCGGCCGCGTCCGCTGCCCCCCGCCTGA
- a CDS encoding DUF4167 domain-containing protein, with translation MINNRQAGRRNRGRNNNNGRPNGGNRGGGDNGNRIDSRARGNAAQLLEKYKNMARDSQMAGDRVNAEYYLQFADHYFRVLADNRARQEEQQQRFRPRDENFDDSFDDFDAADEAGEDARADQATDRGQDFDRRRDEQRDYREGRNDRNRRDRNDRNERRRDRPSVEEAAGEEVAEHRQAEAASEPVAAVQPAPEAQSEADAPRARRGRPRKAATKEEGQGGLDLAVLPPSIARADNDADAAAEAPRKRTRRARPAAEAAE, from the coding sequence TTGATCAACAACAGGCAGGCCGGTCGCCGGAATCGCGGCCGGAACAACAATAATGGCCGGCCCAACGGTGGCAATCGGGGCGGCGGCGACAATGGCAACCGGATCGACAGCCGCGCACGCGGCAATGCGGCCCAGCTTCTTGAAAAATACAAGAATATGGCGCGCGATTCCCAGATGGCGGGCGATCGGGTCAATGCGGAATATTATCTGCAATTCGCCGACCATTATTTCCGCGTGCTTGCCGACAACCGCGCCCGGCAGGAGGAGCAGCAACAGCGCTTCCGCCCCCGGGACGAGAATTTCGACGACAGTTTCGACGATTTCGACGCCGCCGACGAAGCGGGCGAGGACGCGCGCGCCGATCAGGCGACCGACCGCGGACAGGATTTCGATCGCCGGCGGGACGAACAGCGCGACTATCGAGAAGGTCGGAACGACCGCAACCGGCGGGACCGCAATGACCGCAACGAACGGCGCCGGGATCGTCCTTCGGTAGAGGAAGCGGCAGGCGAGGAAGTCGCGGAACATCGGCAGGCCGAAGCCGCGTCCGAGCCGGTTGCCGCCGTTCAGCCGGCCCCGGAAGCCCAGTCCGAGGCGGATGCCCCCCGCGCCCGCCGCGGTCGCCCGCGCAAGGCGGCGACGAAGGAGGAAGGGCAGGGCGGTCTGGACCTGGCCGTGCTGCCGCCGTCCATCGCGCGCGCCGACAATGATGCGGACGCCGCCGCCGAAGCGCCGCGCAAGCGGACCCGCCGCGCCCGGCCCGCTGCTGAAGCGGCCGAATAA
- the prmC gene encoding peptide chain release factor N(5)-glutamine methyltransferase translates to MGVAAALREAAERLTAISATPRLDAELLLAHALRIDRNALLLRQRDLSIPPGFESLLQRRLTGEPIAYITGARDFWTISLHVTPDVLIPRPDSETLIEAALDHFGTRSPARILDLGTGSGALLLAALSQWPRASGVGIDISPAALAIAQGNADRLGLSRRADFRTGDWAEGVDGPFDLILINPPYIARDAALSGDVLHEPEGALFAGAEGLDDYRRIAPMLPRLLAPDGMAAIEIGYDQRIGVTALLADQAFSVAVRRDLAGHDRCLVATPALSA, encoded by the coding sequence ATGGGGGTTGCCGCCGCCTTGCGAGAGGCAGCCGAACGCCTGACTGCCATCAGCGCCACCCCACGCCTCGACGCCGAACTGCTCCTCGCCCACGCGCTCAGGATCGACCGCAACGCCCTCCTGCTCCGCCAGCGCGACCTCAGCATCCCGCCTGGATTCGAATCCCTGCTCCAACGCCGCCTGACCGGCGAACCCATCGCCTATATCACCGGCGCCCGCGATTTCTGGACGATCAGCCTGCACGTCACGCCCGACGTCCTCATCCCCCGCCCGGACAGCGAGACGCTGATCGAGGCCGCTCTCGACCATTTCGGCACGCGGAGTCCTGCCCGCATCCTCGACCTCGGCACCGGATCGGGCGCGCTGCTGCTCGCCGCGCTCAGCCAATGGCCGCGGGCGAGCGGCGTGGGCATAGACATTTCACCGGCGGCGCTGGCGATCGCCCAGGGCAATGCCGATCGCCTGGGCCTCAGCCGACGCGCCGATTTCAGGACAGGCGACTGGGCGGAGGGAGTGGACGGCCCGTTCGACCTGATCCTGATCAATCCGCCCTATATCGCCCGCGATGCCGCGCTGTCGGGCGATGTCCTCCATGAACCCGAAGGCGCACTTTTCGCGGGCGCGGAGGGGCTGGACGATTATCGGCGGATCGCGCCGATGCTGCCCCGGCTGCTGGCGCCGGACGGGATGGCCGCCATCGAGATCGGCTATGACCAGCGGATCGGCGTCACCGCCCTGCTTGCCGATCAAGCATTTAGCGTGGCGGTGCGCCGCGATCTCGCCGGTCATGACCGCTGCCTGGTCGCGACCCCGGCCCTATCCGCCTGA